The Halalkalibacter krulwichiae genome has a segment encoding these proteins:
- a CDS encoding YdcF family protein has product MSKKYIVFLLFTVPLFLYFLVLHIQIQRFSQQEVPKGADFLIILGAKVDGTTPSLSLQFRIDAAAIYLLENPQTIVIATGGQGPDEDLTEAETIKRELVAKGINANRIKLEGNSTTTEENIKLSIPYLPNQSQTGIVVSNDYHLYRAIKIGNDEGLQLIGLPAKTPILSLPKSYIREYLAITKYYLKNKD; this is encoded by the coding sequence ATGAGTAAAAAGTATATAGTTTTTCTATTATTTACTGTACCTCTCTTTCTTTACTTTCTGGTGTTACACATTCAAATTCAAAGATTTAGTCAACAAGAAGTTCCAAAAGGAGCCGATTTCCTAATTATTTTAGGTGCTAAAGTAGACGGGACCACCCCTTCTCTCTCGCTGCAATTCCGAATTGATGCTGCCGCAATATATTTACTTGAAAACCCTCAAACTATTGTGATTGCTACTGGAGGGCAAGGTCCAGATGAGGATCTTACTGAAGCGGAGACAATTAAAAGAGAATTAGTAGCAAAAGGAATTAATGCAAATCGAATTAAGCTAGAGGGCAACTCAACAACGACAGAAGAGAATATAAAACTTTCAATACCTTATCTCCCAAATCAATCTCAGACAGGGATTGTCGTATCTAACGATTATCATTTATACCGAGCGATAAAAATAGGGAATGATGAAGGATTACAATTAATAGGGCTCCCTGCAAAAACGCCTATTCTGTCATTACCTAAATCATATATACGTGAATATTTAGCTATTACTAAATATTACTTAAAAAATAAAGATTGA
- a CDS encoding M3 family oligoendopeptidase, which translates to MTHFYIEKFDFNQPKEIEDAFKQLLDQPIQTLDQLKSWLKQQSDLDEALEEALSGHYIDFQCQSDSRKAKERFEHDQNVIEPMYKKYDFLLTNKLLDSPLVNQLNSDIYEQFIKRKKNAKNIFSLENVDLEVKEDALVTQYFEITGSITVIFEGEELTLSQLTPYYEDANRNKREKAVTLAAEAILLKEKDLQVIMDQLVKLRHQKAMNRNLSNYRDYMFKKYERFDYTAEDCKQLAESIRKYVKPLKEKLQKKHQQEIGVDTYKPWDRYAVPIGQSTLKPFKTSNELIEKTRTILNKLDPRFSHLLTSMNEKGMLDLNSRKGKSPGGFCSALPLSKLSFIFMNASKTHDDMITLIHEMGHCIHNDLMKDQPISDYREAPMESAELASMSMELLTMDQWNTFYEKKTELKRAMTMQLRGIIDFLPQGMVIDQFQHWMYENPKHSAQERNKQYQEIAKQLDSNYVDWSNYEKWQQTAWMRVLHIFEVPFYYIEYVIAQLGALQIYKQYRENPQQALERYKSALALGSSKSLPEVYEAAGIRFDFSETTIKELMTFLESELEVIDL; encoded by the coding sequence ATGACTCATTTTTACATAGAAAAATTTGACTTCAATCAACCGAAGGAAATTGAAGATGCATTTAAGCAATTACTTGATCAACCGATCCAAACACTTGACCAGTTAAAAAGTTGGTTAAAGCAGCAATCTGATTTAGATGAAGCGTTAGAAGAAGCGTTATCTGGTCACTATATCGACTTTCAATGTCAAAGTGATTCAAGGAAAGCAAAAGAAAGATTTGAGCATGATCAAAATGTAATTGAACCAATGTATAAAAAATATGACTTCCTTTTAACTAATAAGCTACTCGATAGCCCTCTCGTTAATCAATTGAATTCTGACATATATGAGCAATTTATTAAACGAAAAAAGAATGCAAAAAACATATTCAGCTTAGAGAATGTTGATTTAGAAGTTAAAGAAGATGCTCTTGTTACACAATATTTTGAAATTACAGGATCCATTACGGTCATTTTTGAAGGAGAAGAATTAACATTAAGTCAGCTTACTCCTTATTATGAAGATGCCAATCGAAACAAAAGGGAAAAGGCCGTTACATTAGCTGCTGAGGCAATTCTCTTAAAAGAAAAAGATCTTCAGGTCATTATGGATCAATTAGTTAAACTGCGCCATCAAAAAGCTATGAATAGAAACCTCTCGAATTATCGGGATTACATGTTTAAGAAGTATGAGCGTTTTGATTATACAGCAGAGGATTGTAAACAATTAGCGGAGTCTATTAGAAAATATGTCAAGCCATTAAAAGAAAAACTACAAAAAAAACACCAACAAGAAATTGGAGTAGATACTTACAAGCCTTGGGATCGTTATGCTGTTCCTATTGGACAATCGACACTTAAGCCATTTAAAACGAGCAATGAGCTTATTGAGAAAACTAGAACTATTTTAAATAAGTTAGATCCCCGCTTTTCACATTTATTAACATCCATGAATGAGAAAGGGATGCTTGATCTAAATAGTAGAAAGGGAAAATCACCTGGTGGGTTTTGTTCTGCTCTTCCTTTATCTAAATTATCCTTTATTTTCATGAATGCATCTAAAACACACGACGACATGATCACTCTTATTCATGAAATGGGTCATTGTATTCATAATGATCTAATGAAAGATCAACCAATTAGTGATTATCGTGAAGCTCCAATGGAGTCAGCTGAATTAGCAAGCATGTCGATGGAGTTACTTACAATGGACCAATGGAATACTTTTTATGAAAAAAAGACTGAATTAAAAAGAGCGATGACAATGCAATTAAGAGGGATTATTGATTTCTTGCCTCAAGGAATGGTGATTGATCAGTTTCAACATTGGATGTATGAAAACCCGAAACATTCCGCACAAGAGCGTAATAAACAATATCAAGAAATAGCAAAGCAGTTAGATTCTAATTACGTTGATTGGTCCAATTATGAAAAGTGGCAACAAACAGCATGGATGAGAGTCCTTCACATTTTTGAAGTGCCTTTTTATTATATCGAGTATGTCATTGCTCAATTAGGGGCGCTGCAAATATACAAGCAATATCGTGAGAACCCTCAGCAAGCATTAGAGAGGTATAAGTCAGCTCTTGCATTAGGGTCCTCTAAATCTTTACCTGAAGTTTACGAAGCAGCAGGGATTCGCTTTGATTTTTCAGAAACAACGATTAAAGAACTAATGACCTTCTTAGAAAGTGAATTGGAAGTAATTGATTTATAA